From Sporohalobacter salinus, a single genomic window includes:
- a CDS encoding DUF3793 family protein yields the protein MDGDLNKKLETNFKECLKCILKNIGATVVGVKPAELRTIKSYNGNYNIWDKCKTRILSYKEIDLIEVNKEKDRKKILFYHKSVLDEQLSNLEAINFLVELGYPKEYDLKTYLDFLVARLKEYNFGKRDFPHEIGIFLGYPLKDVLGFMGYSDLECTCKQEWKIYGDKDSSLLQKKRFDLARDYFNRKLEQII from the coding sequence ATGGATGGTGATTTAAATAAGAAATTAGAGACTAATTTTAAAGAATGTCTTAAATGTATTTTAAAGAATATTGGAGCAACAGTAGTTGGAGTCAAGCCTGCGGAATTAAGAACTATAAAGTCCTACAATGGTAATTATAATATTTGGGATAAGTGCAAAACTAGAATTTTATCTTATAAGGAGATAGATCTTATAGAAGTAAATAAAGAGAAAGATCGTAAAAAAATTTTATTCTATCATAAATCTGTGTTAGATGAACAACTAAGTAATTTAGAAGCAATTAACTTTTTAGTAGAACTGGGTTATCCTAAAGAATATGATTTAAAAACATATCTCGATTTTTTAGTTGCTAGGTTAAAAGAATATAATTTTGGGAAAAGAGATTTTCCACATGAAATTGGTATTTTTTTAGGCTATCCGCTTAAAGATGTATTAGGTTTTATGGGTTATAGTGATTTAGAATGTACTTGTAAACAAGAATGGAAAATATATGGAGATAAAGATAGTTCTTTATTACAAAAGAAAAGGTTTGATTTAGCTAGAGATTATTTTAATAGAAAATTAGA
- a CDS encoding flavodoxin, translated as MKKAIIVYGSTMGNTEELAIKLEEVLSSNYDTFIKDVVNVAPEDLNEFDLILFGSSTWGAGELQDDFLDFYDRLSGIDLSDKQAAVFGPGDTSYGDMFCQAVDILEDKLKDLGAEIITEGFKWDGEITSEAKEEIEIWADNLSG; from the coding sequence ATGAAAAAAGCTATTATTGTATATGGATCAACTATGGGAAATACAGAAGAATTGGCAATTAAATTGGAGGAAGTTTTAAGTAGTAATTATGATACTTTCATTAAAGATGTTGTTAATGTAGCTCCAGAAGATTTAAATGAGTTTGATTTAATTCTATTTGGTTCTTCTACTTGGGGAGCAGGGGAATTACAAGATGATTTCTTAGATTTTTATGATAGACTTTCTGGAATCGATTTATCTGATAAGCAAGCAGCTGTTTTTGGTCCTGGGGATACATCATATGGGGATATGTTCTGTCAAGCTGTAGATATATTAGAAGATAAATTAAAAGATTTAGGTGCAGAAATTATTACAGAAGGATTTAAATGGGATGGAGAAATAACTTCTGAAGCTAAAGAGGAAATTGAAATTTGGGCTGACAATTTATCAGGTTAA
- a CDS encoding MarR family winged helix-turn-helix transcriptional regulator: MPQKYIGKYLSIARRAHAARLDQKLKPYDISHGQVLLLIALYKQDGIYPKTLCDIYNINKAAVGRGLKKLKNINFITKETDPQDKRRRLIYLTDKAREFQPKLKRALNSIEAEMKTDLTKKEIKTFFKVIKKICNNLGAEINDN, from the coding sequence ATGCCACAAAAATATATTGGAAAATATCTAAGTATAGCCCGTCGAGCCCATGCTGCACGGTTAGACCAGAAACTAAAACCTTATGATATTAGTCACGGACAAGTTTTGCTCTTAATTGCTCTATATAAACAAGATGGAATCTATCCAAAAACACTATGTGATATATATAATATCAATAAAGCTGCTGTAGGAAGAGGACTTAAAAAACTAAAAAATATTAATTTTATTACTAAAGAAACTGATCCTCAGGATAAACGTAGACGATTAATTTACTTAACTGATAAAGCTAGAGAATTCCAACCTAAATTAAAAAGAGCTTTAAATTCAATAGAAGCAGAAATGAAAACAGATCTAACTAAAAAAGAAATTAAAACCTTCTTTAAAGTAATCAAGAAGATCTGTAATAACTTAGGTGCTGAAATCAATGACAACTGA
- a CDS encoding MATE family efflux transporter, whose translation MKIEQQSDRLGIEAIMPLLIKLSTPAIIGMIVQALYNIVDSIYVGRLSTEALSALSLAFPIQLILVALGVGTGVGTSSLISRLLGKGEEERANNVAEHVVLISIGYGLIIGIIGFFWADNLIHLFTNNTLLIDLGHKYMKIIMAGSLAIFIPMIFNSILRGEGNTFLPMLTMVIGAGLNIFLDPFLIFGLGFFPKLGVAGAAYATVFSRLVSGIFITLVLFSDKNQVQLKLSKFKFDFQIIKEIYQVGFPAMVMRLLASIMLLGMNKIVSNYSTTAIAVVGIFFRLQSFILLPVFGFNQGFLPIVGYNYGHNNPQRMKKTIIYGTSSAFCFTLIGFSIFQLFPANLIKFFNQDPELIRIGTSALRKISFAYLLAGINIVGSATFQAIGKGFPSLLVSFLRQIILILPLMYLLGDLYGLNAVWFAVPIAEVISFILLAVWLMSTLKKSFTHMEQKNSVQTS comes from the coding sequence ATGAAAATTGAACAACAATCTGATAGATTAGGCATAGAAGCAATTATGCCTTTATTAATTAAACTTTCCACGCCAGCGATTATCGGCATGATAGTTCAAGCTTTATACAATATAGTAGACAGTATTTATGTAGGAAGATTAAGTACCGAAGCTTTATCAGCTCTATCACTCGCCTTCCCTATTCAACTAATTCTAGTTGCTCTTGGGGTAGGTACAGGAGTAGGCACTAGTTCCTTGATCTCTAGATTACTAGGTAAAGGTGAAGAAGAAAGAGCAAATAATGTAGCAGAACATGTAGTCCTCATTTCAATTGGTTATGGCTTAATAATAGGCATAATTGGCTTTTTCTGGGCAGATAATTTAATTCACCTTTTTACCAATAACACTTTATTAATTGACCTAGGTCATAAATATATGAAAATAATTATGGCTGGTTCTTTAGCAATCTTTATTCCTATGATCTTTAATAGTATCTTACGTGGTGAAGGAAATACCTTTCTTCCTATGTTAACTATGGTAATTGGGGCTGGATTAAATATCTTTTTAGATCCTTTTCTAATCTTTGGATTAGGTTTTTTCCCTAAATTAGGAGTTGCTGGAGCAGCATACGCAACTGTCTTTTCACGTTTAGTCAGCGGTATATTTATTACTCTTGTTCTTTTTAGCGATAAGAATCAGGTTCAATTAAAACTATCAAAATTTAAATTTGATTTTCAAATTATTAAAGAAATCTATCAAGTTGGATTTCCAGCTATGGTTATGCGTCTGTTGGCTAGCATCATGCTTCTAGGAATGAATAAAATTGTAAGCAACTACAGTACAACAGCTATTGCTGTCGTCGGTATATTCTTCCGGCTACAGTCTTTTATTCTGTTACCTGTTTTCGGCTTTAATCAAGGTTTTCTGCCAATCGTCGGCTATAATTACGGACATAATAACCCGCAACGAATGAAAAAAACAATAATTTACGGAACATCAAGTGCTTTTTGTTTTACATTAATAGGATTTTCTATTTTTCAATTGTTCCCTGCAAATCTAATTAAATTTTTTAATCAAGACCCTGAATTAATTAGAATTGGCACGTCTGCTTTAAGAAAAATCAGTTTTGCATATCTACTAGCTGGAATTAATATTGTGGGTTCAGCAACTTTTCAAGCTATCGGTAAGGGATTTCCAAGTCTTTTAGTTTCTTTTTTGCGACAAATAATCCTAATCTTGCCACTTATGTACTTGCTTGGAGATCTTTATGGTCTAAATGCTGTCTGGTTTGCTGTTCCAATTGCTGAAGTAATTTCTTTTATCTTATTAGCAGTCTGGCTGATGTCTACTTTGAAGAAATCATTTACCCACATGGAACAGAAAAATTCAGTTCAAACATCGTAA
- a CDS encoding bacteriohemerythrin, producing the protein MNKKLSDVTWEFRLGLLISILLSIPIVNLINSLISNYVSSGLMGYLGKFIEISIIFILIEFLFRKFIIEKLSQFTNAVNDLNVGSQDQDVIEDIKNEIDDLSIYSQELSASSDEGEVAVEKTNDLVGKILTNIEDISASAEEVTGFAEEATSQTQQGRDNIDKTINSIDEINQVVDETVETMQKLDENAQQIGEIIELITNIADQTNMLALNAAIEAARAGEQGQGFAVVAEEIRELAEETSSATNNIINIIEATQNKATEGLNSIKQVKNKSEEGKVVAEETNQIFFQIEEASQEVAEMIEQTASAAADLAESSDELKDESETLSSIFDVVSDSSDELAEMSMEVSSLLNGSEVNTDDVKLIEWNDSCTVGVDKIDKQHKNLFEQVNRLIIANRENKGKEEIGRIINFLADYTAQHFSDEEELQQESGYPDYERHKIIHDNFVQDVVEFKDKFEAGRVDTGDMMKFNRKIAKWLVNHVKGIDQEIAEYIRE; encoded by the coding sequence ATGAATAAAAAATTATCTGATGTAACTTGGGAGTTTAGACTAGGATTACTTATAAGTATATTGCTTAGTATTCCAATAGTTAATTTAATTAATAGTCTAATTAGTAATTATGTAAGCAGCGGTTTAATGGGATATTTAGGGAAATTTATAGAAATTAGTATTATTTTTATTTTAATTGAGTTTTTGTTTAGAAAGTTTATTATTGAAAAACTTAGTCAATTTACTAATGCAGTAAATGACCTGAATGTAGGTTCACAGGATCAGGATGTAATTGAAGACATTAAAAATGAAATAGATGACTTATCTATTTATAGTCAGGAGTTATCTGCTTCATCTGATGAAGGTGAGGTAGCAGTAGAAAAGACTAATGATCTTGTGGGAAAAATTCTGACTAATATTGAAGATATTTCTGCTAGCGCCGAAGAAGTGACAGGTTTTGCTGAAGAAGCAACATCTCAAACTCAGCAGGGTAGAGATAATATAGATAAGACTATCAATAGTATTGATGAAATTAATCAGGTGGTTGATGAAACAGTAGAGACAATGCAGAAATTGGATGAAAATGCGCAGCAGATAGGTGAAATTATAGAATTAATTACAAATATAGCAGATCAAACTAATATGTTAGCTTTAAATGCTGCAATAGAAGCTGCTAGGGCAGGAGAGCAAGGACAGGGTTTTGCTGTAGTTGCAGAAGAAATTAGAGAACTTGCTGAGGAGACTTCTAGTGCTACTAATAATATTATAAATATTATTGAAGCTACTCAAAATAAGGCAACTGAAGGTTTGAACTCTATTAAACAGGTGAAGAATAAATCTGAAGAGGGTAAAGTAGTAGCAGAGGAAACTAATCAGATTTTCTTCCAGATAGAAGAAGCTAGTCAGGAAGTAGCCGAGATGATTGAGCAGACAGCTTCTGCTGCTGCAGATTTAGCAGAAAGTAGTGATGAGCTAAAAGATGAATCAGAAACTTTATCCAGCATCTTTGATGTAGTCTCTGATTCTTCTGATGAGTTAGCAGAGATGAGTATGGAAGTAAGTAGCTTATTAAATGGATCAGAAGTTAATACAGATGATGTTAAATTAATTGAATGGAATGATAGTTGCACAGTAGGAGTAGATAAAATTGATAAACAGCATAAAAATCTTTTTGAGCAGGTTAATAGATTAATTATTGCTAATAGAGAAAATAAAGGGAAAGAAGAGATTGGTAGAATTATTAATTTTTTAGCTGATTATACTGCTCAACATTTCAGTGATGAAGAAGAATTACAGCAAGAATCTGGTTATCCTGATTATGAACGTCATAAAATAATCCATGATAATTTTGTTCAGGATGTGGTTGAATTTAAGGATAAATTTGAAGCTGGTAGAGTAGATACAGGTGATATGATGAAATTTAATAGAAAGATAGCAAAGTGGTTAGTTAATCATGTAAAAGGAATTGATCAAGAAATAGCAGAGTATATTAGGGAATAA
- a CDS encoding thioredoxin family protein — protein sequence MEIKVYGSGCKKCVSLADNAKAAVEDLGVDAEIEKVEDMAEIAQAGIMSTPGLGINGDVKVKGRVPNADEIKELIEAEL from the coding sequence ATGGAAATTAAAGTTTATGGATCAGGTTGTAAAAAATGTGTTAGCCTAGCTGATAATGCTAAAGCAGCAGTGGAAGATCTGGGAGTAGATGCTGAAATTGAAAAAGTGGAAGATATGGCTGAGATAGCTCAAGCAGGAATTATGAGTACTCCTGGCTTAGGAATTAATGGAGATGTTAAAGTCAAAGGGCGAGTACCTAATGCTGATGAGATTAAAGAGTTAATCGAAGCTGAATTATAA
- a CDS encoding permease — MIKGFADLVVYNWLNFSPETHFGEAVHFFVYDTVKIMLLLSVMIFVISIIRSFFQPERVKKLLSGKKLFVGNTIASFLGVVSPFCSCSTVPIFIGFVESGVPLGVTFSFLITSPIVNEIALVLLYSIFGWQIATLYLVSGVTVGIVGGIVIEYLGLEDYVEEYVYQIEMEEEEIEAMTWEDRIDYAKHQVKDIVGRIWKFVLAGIAIGGLIHGYVPTGALANYAGADNPFAVFVGVLFGIPLYSNAVGTIPIVESLMNKGVAVGTALSFMMATVALSVPQMVILRKVLKPKLIGIFIGIVGVSIIGVGYLFNIVI; from the coding sequence ATGATTAAAGGATTTGCTGATTTAGTAGTTTATAACTGGTTGAATTTTAGCCCAGAAACTCATTTTGGTGAAGCAGTGCATTTCTTTGTTTATGATACAGTTAAGATTATGTTGCTGCTAAGTGTTATGATTTTTGTTATCTCTATTATCCGCAGTTTCTTTCAGCCAGAAAGGGTTAAGAAGTTATTAAGCGGCAAGAAGTTATTTGTTGGAAATACTATTGCTTCATTTTTAGGAGTCGTATCACCATTTTGTTCTTGTTCAACAGTACCTATTTTTATAGGTTTTGTAGAATCAGGAGTTCCGCTGGGAGTAACATTTTCTTTCTTAATTACTTCTCCAATTGTTAATGAGATAGCATTAGTTTTACTTTATTCAATCTTTGGTTGGCAGATAGCAACTTTATATTTAGTTAGTGGAGTTACTGTAGGAATAGTAGGTGGAATAGTAATTGAATATTTAGGTTTGGAGGATTATGTAGAAGAATATGTTTATCAGATTGAAATGGAAGAGGAAGAGATTGAAGCAATGACTTGGGAAGATAGAATTGATTATGCTAAGCATCAGGTTAAGGATATAGTAGGTAGGATCTGGAAATTTGTTTTGGCTGGAATAGCAATTGGTGGTTTGATTCATGGTTATGTACCAACAGGAGCATTGGCTAACTATGCTGGAGCTGATAATCCTTTTGCTGTATTTGTGGGAGTTTTATTTGGTATTCCACTATATTCTAATGCAGTAGGTACAATTCCTATTGTAGAATCATTGATGAATAAAGGAGTTGCTGTAGGAACTGCTTTAAGCTTCATGATGGCAACGGTAGCTTTGTCTGTACCTCAGATGGTAATTTTACGAAAAGTATTAAAGCCTAAATTAATTGGAATTTTTATTGGGATTGTTGGTGTTTCGATTATTGGTGTAGGTTACTTATTTAATATAGTTATTTAA
- a CDS encoding ArsR/SmtB family transcription factor has translation MSELISQLKSKLFKALAHPTRIQILNLLQQGELCVCEIYEALELSQSNISQHLKVLRDQNLVESKKVGVEVHYKIKNDEVWEILDSAKNLIVKQINQTQAALEDK, from the coding sequence ATGTCAGAATTAATTAGCCAGCTTAAAAGTAAATTATTTAAGGCTTTGGCCCATCCTACTAGAATTCAGATTTTAAATTTACTTCAACAGGGAGAGTTATGTGTTTGTGAGATTTATGAGGCTTTAGAACTTAGTCAATCTAATATTTCTCAACATTTAAAAGTGTTAAGAGATCAAAATTTAGTAGAAAGCAAAAAAGTAGGAGTAGAAGTTCATTATAAAATAAAGAATGATGAAGTATGGGAAATTTTAGATTCTGCTAAAAATTTAATAGTTAAGCAGATTAATCAAACGCAAGCAGCTTTAGAAGATAAATAG
- a CDS encoding metallophosphoesterase family protein, producing the protein MRSVVITDIHSNIYALEQVLDDIETRDVDQIVCAGDLVGYAPFPNQVIDKIKQEEIQTVQGNYDDAVGNDRIACGCDYMTEREKKIGLSSLQFTGEETTAENKKFLQNLPQEIKLELEDYTALVVHGSPRRSNEYLYADSEEVEEVAAELKEDILICGHTHLPYHQVINGKHIINAGSIGKPKHGNANGVYTIVEVDDNGVKTEFIEVAYPVEKVTAKIKETELADELIEVLKTGKGL; encoded by the coding sequence ATGAGATCAGTTGTAATTACTGATATTCACAGTAACATTTATGCTCTAGAACAGGTATTAGATGATATAGAGACTAGAGATGTAGATCAGATAGTCTGTGCTGGTGATTTAGTCGGTTATGCTCCTTTTCCTAATCAGGTTATTGACAAGATTAAGCAGGAAGAGATTCAGACGGTTCAGGGTAATTATGATGATGCTGTTGGTAATGATCGGATAGCCTGTGGCTGTGATTATATGACAGAACGAGAAAAAAAAATAGGCTTATCTTCATTGCAGTTTACTGGAGAAGAAACAACAGCAGAGAATAAGAAGTTTCTTCAGAATTTGCCCCAAGAAATAAAATTAGAATTAGAAGATTATACTGCTTTGGTGGTTCATGGTAGTCCTCGCCGATCAAATGAGTATTTATATGCTGATAGTGAAGAGGTAGAGGAAGTAGCAGCAGAGTTAAAAGAAGATATTTTAATCTGTGGGCATACTCACTTACCTTATCACCAAGTGATTAATGGCAAACATATCATTAATGCTGGTAGTATCGGCAAACCCAAACATGGTAATGCAAATGGAGTTTATACGATAGTTGAGGTAGATGATAATGGGGTGAAGACTGAATTTATAGAAGTAGCCTATCCAGTGGAAAAAGTAACTGCTAAAATTAAAGAAACTGAGTTAGCCGATGAGTTAATTGAGGTTTTGAAGACGGGAAAGGGTTTATAA
- a CDS encoding ArsR/SmtB family transcription factor → MEKVTSTTELLKALSDERRLQIVDLLACCGKLCVCDVTEQLGLSQSNISHHLKILKNAGVIKATKRGRWVDYELNHEQIEELKEGLNFITSKQPERYDCTKNNC, encoded by the coding sequence ATGGAAAAGGTTACTTCAACAACTGAATTGTTGAAGGCTTTAAGTGATGAAAGAAGGCTGCAAATAGTTGATTTATTAGCCTGTTGTGGTAAGTTATGTGTCTGTGATGTAACAGAACAGTTGGGTTTAAGCCAATCCAATATTTCTCATCATCTTAAAATACTTAAAAATGCTGGTGTGATTAAAGCTACTAAACGCGGCCGTTGGGTGGATTATGAGTTAAATCATGAGCAAATAGAAGAATTAAAAGAGGGTTTGAATTTTATTACTTCTAAACAGCCAGAAAGATATGATTGTACTAAGAATAATTGCTAA
- the hydE gene encoding [FeFe] hydrogenase H-cluster radical SAM maturase HydE: protein MKLERILNKDNLTRDDLIYLMSLKKEEKLERLYNRAYEIKSETVGQKVYFRGIIEFSNKCIKNCNYCGIRHDNNKVNRFTMSEEEILESANWIYKNNYGSMVLQSGERTDDEYIEFVSDLVDKIKELSNGEVGITLSLGEQTKETYQKWFDLGAHRYLLRIETSNEELYRSIHPNDHDFQKRKECLKNLREIGYQVGTGVMIGLPGQTVEDLVDDMLFFKENNIDMIGMGPYVIHEDTPLVQKVGDKEKLRSRNFEWSLKMVAILRLIMPDINIAATTALQALNSIGRELALQAGANILMPIVTHPNYRQDYQLYENKPCIDEKPSDCKKCLANRVSNVGDEIVYGEWGDSPHYFRRIEGKEKELGSKIDSRNAAGR from the coding sequence ATGAAGTTAGAAAGGATTTTAAATAAAGATAATTTAACTAGAGATGATTTAATCTATCTAATGAGTTTGAAAAAAGAGGAAAAGTTAGAGAGATTATATAATCGAGCTTATGAAATAAAATCAGAAACTGTGGGGCAGAAAGTTTACTTTAGAGGAATTATTGAATTCAGCAATAAATGTATCAAAAACTGTAACTACTGTGGAATTAGACATGATAATAATAAAGTTAATAGATTTACTATGAGTGAGGAAGAAATTTTAGAGAGTGCTAATTGGATTTATAAAAATAATTATGGGTCTATGGTTTTGCAGTCAGGAGAAAGAACAGATGATGAATATATTGAATTTGTCAGTGATTTAGTTGATAAGATTAAAGAATTAAGTAATGGAGAAGTAGGTATTACTCTTTCATTAGGAGAACAGACTAAAGAAACTTACCAGAAATGGTTTGACTTAGGAGCTCATCGCTATTTATTAAGAATAGAAACTTCTAATGAAGAACTTTATCGATCTATTCATCCTAATGATCATGACTTCCAAAAACGAAAAGAATGTCTAAAAAATTTAAGAGAAATTGGCTATCAAGTAGGTACTGGAGTAATGATTGGGCTTCCAGGACAGACAGTAGAAGATTTAGTTGATGATATGTTATTCTTTAAAGAAAATAATATTGATATGATTGGAATGGGGCCTTATGTAATTCATGAAGATACTCCTTTAGTACAAAAAGTAGGGGATAAAGAGAAATTAAGAAGTAGAAACTTTGAGTGGAGTTTGAAGATGGTAGCTATTTTAAGGTTGATAATGCCTGATATAAATATTGCAGCGACTACTGCTCTACAGGCTTTAAATTCTATTGGACGTGAATTAGCTTTGCAGGCAGGAGCAAATATCTTAATGCCTATTGTTACTCATCCAAATTATCGACAGGATTATCAATTATATGAAAATAAGCCATGTATAGACGAGAAGCCTTCTGATTGTAAAAAATGTTTAGCAAATAGAGTTAGTAATGTAGGGGATGAGATAGTTTATGGTGAATGGGGAGATTCACCTCATTATTTCAGGCGAATTGAAGGAAAAGAAAAGGAATTGGGAAGTAAAATAGATAGCAGGAATGCTGCTGGAAGATGA
- a CDS encoding 4Fe-4S dicluster domain-containing protein: MGQDVSEITKLRRTVFNKLSKLAFNGKLREKINNLPKEIIPDEGLNYRCCVHKERAIVNDRIKSALGLPPNGEVENLSQLVDKALTNQQDLSPVVNILEIACDRCPVDKYKVSEACRNCVDHNCMHVCPQEAIIIVGSQAYIDQEKCIECGLCKKACPYNAIVESNRPCVLACETDAIKADNNRQADIDYEHCVSCGNCIQACPFGAITYKAQLIQVIEMLKTKETIAVLAPSFVGQFGLEVTSAQIKKGLKKLNFDQIREVALGADIVAIEEAKEVADKVPDEQDYLTTSCCPAFLTLIKQEYPELLTNVSTTVSPMVAIAKVLKAENPEAKLVFIGPCLAKKGEALGQEEIDAVLTFEELGSLFVGAGINLVDIETNNEFEEASDFGRTFARSGGLVKAVSGSLDQLDSEIEINTIKAEGIAECIKTLKLAKANQYENYFIEGMGCSGGCVGGYGTLMNSDIITEQVNDFGSQAEVETALDNIKAQKLLNELGSKEFHREEE, translated from the coding sequence ATGGGGCAAGATGTATCGGAAATTACTAAATTAAGAAGAACAGTATTTAATAAATTATCTAAGTTAGCTTTTAATGGTAAATTAAGAGAAAAGATTAATAATTTACCTAAAGAGATTATTCCTGATGAAGGCTTAAATTATCGATGTTGTGTACACAAGGAACGAGCTATTGTTAATGATAGAATCAAGTCTGCTTTAGGTTTACCCCCTAATGGAGAGGTGGAGAACTTAAGTCAACTAGTTGACAAAGCCTTGACTAATCAGCAAGATTTATCACCAGTAGTTAATATATTAGAAATTGCTTGTGATCGATGTCCAGTAGATAAATATAAGGTGAGTGAGGCTTGTCGTAATTGTGTTGATCATAATTGCATGCACGTTTGTCCTCAAGAAGCAATTATTATTGTTGGGAGTCAAGCTTATATCGATCAAGAGAAATGTATAGAATGTGGATTATGTAAAAAAGCTTGTCCGTATAATGCTATTGTGGAAAGTAATCGTCCGTGTGTATTAGCTTGTGAAACAGATGCAATTAAAGCAGATAATAATAGACAGGCAGATATTGATTATGAACATTGTGTTTCTTGTGGGAACTGTATTCAAGCTTGTCCTTTTGGTGCTATTACCTATAAAGCACAACTCATTCAAGTTATAGAAATGCTAAAAACCAAAGAAACAATAGCAGTTTTAGCTCCATCATTTGTTGGTCAGTTTGGTCTAGAGGTAACTTCTGCCCAAATAAAAAAGGGATTGAAAAAATTAAATTTTGATCAAATCCGAGAAGTGGCCTTAGGAGCAGATATTGTAGCTATTGAAGAAGCAAAAGAGGTGGCGGATAAAGTTCCTGATGAGCAGGATTATTTAACTACTTCTTGTTGCCCAGCCTTTCTTACTTTAATTAAACAAGAATATCCTGAGTTATTGACTAATGTGTCTACTACTGTCTCACCTATGGTAGCCATAGCTAAAGTATTAAAAGCTGAGAATCCAGAAGCTAAATTAGTATTTATTGGACCTTGTCTTGCCAAAAAGGGAGAGGCTTTAGGACAAGAAGAAATTGATGCTGTACTTACCTTTGAAGAGTTAGGATCTTTATTTGTAGGGGCTGGAATTAATTTAGTTGATATAGAAACTAATAATGAATTTGAAGAAGCATCTGATTTTGGTAGAACTTTTGCACGATCAGGAGGTTTAGTAAAAGCAGTTTCAGGTTCACTTGACCAACTTGATTCTGAAATTGAAATTAATACTATTAAAGCGGAAGGAATAGCTGAATGTATTAAGACTTTAAAATTAGCTAAGGCTAATCAGTATGAAAATTACTTCATTGAAGGAATGGGATGTTCAGGAGGTTGTGTTGGTGGTTATGGAACTTTAATGAATAGTGATATAATAACTGAACAAGTTAATGATTTTGGTTCTCAAGCAGAAGTAGAAACAGCTTTGGATAATATTAAAGCTCAAAAGTTATTAAATGAATTAGGGAGTAAGGAGTTTCATCGAGAAGAAGAGTAA
- a CDS encoding NAD(P)H-dependent oxidoreductase subunit E: MKVKVCIGTSCHLMGAQNLISMVRKLQENQDLNVELEVAECLNHCSDAPAVEVEGEIYLPSTPKELKEIIEKRAQKQNHKRGG, from the coding sequence GTGAAAGTAAAAGTTTGTATTGGAACTTCCTGTCATTTGATGGGGGCTCAGAACTTAATTTCAATGGTAAGAAAGCTACAGGAAAATCAGGACTTAAATGTGGAACTAGAGGTAGCAGAATGTTTAAATCATTGTAGTGACGCTCCGGCTGTAGAAGTAGAAGGAGAGATATACTTACCTTCTACTCCTAAGGAATTAAAGGAGATAATTGAAAAGAGAGCTCAGAAACAAAATCATAAAAGGGGGGGATAA